The proteins below are encoded in one region of Ephemeroptericola cinctiostellae:
- a CDS encoding cation:proton antiporter, whose product MHGLTLLVVLLAFTVFGVVVFRLMHLPPILGYLFVGVIVGPHSFGLLPDDENTSHLAEFGIVFLMFTIGLEFSLPKLKSMRRVVFGLGGSQLIGTMAVAVVLGFVVDWLLPDDYKMGRSSWLALGGVLAMSSTAIVMKVLTEKMELDSQHGRNIFGVLLFQDLAVVPLLILIPALADTESSLLMLMGVGLLKAALVLALLLGLGQKPMHAWLTLVAKRRSQELFMLNLFLMTLSFSWLTEMAGLSLALGAFVAGMLISETEFKMQVEEDIQPFKDILLGFFFITMGMQLNLPQIYTQLPWVLITLVVVLAAKFAVIAGLTKFFGNSPGNSVRTALALAPAGEFGLVLLTLALQNQLVHPVVGQWVLAAMLISMFLTPFILQYADKIVFRFTRSEWMLQSLQLTNIVSNSIEAEQHVIIAGFGRSGTDLGRLLREQNMPYIGIDNDPERVQKGVLQGHDVVYGDITRKDSLLAAGVARARALVITYIEPKIALHVLHHVKSINPDLPVIVRTLDDVFLEQLQQAGAVAVVPEILEGSLVLASQTLLTAGVAPQEVLTFIANQRRGRYDLLRQHFDESADPFGLSTGTPDAIGQPAAARKVKKAEQMQELMVTLKDESLWLEQPLSTLPLVAWRVQVTHIVRSGETLDLHADPSLLEHDVIIFAGSTYDVQHAAQALNGEV is encoded by the coding sequence ATGCATGGTCTCACGCTCCTTGTTGTCTTGCTTGCCTTCACCGTTTTTGGTGTGGTGGTGTTTCGCCTCATGCATTTGCCGCCGATACTCGGGTATTTGTTTGTGGGCGTGATAGTCGGGCCGCATTCTTTTGGTTTGTTGCCTGATGATGAGAACACCAGTCACTTGGCGGAATTTGGCATTGTGTTTTTGATGTTCACCATTGGCTTGGAGTTTTCATTGCCAAAATTGAAATCGATGCGGCGGGTGGTGTTCGGTTTGGGCGGTTCGCAATTGATTGGGACGATGGCGGTTGCGGTTGTGTTGGGTTTTGTGGTGGATTGGTTGTTGCCCGATGATTACAAAATGGGGCGTTCGAGCTGGCTGGCATTGGGCGGTGTGTTGGCGATGTCATCGACCGCGATTGTGATGAAAGTGCTGACCGAAAAAATGGAGCTGGATTCGCAGCATGGGCGCAATATTTTTGGTGTGTTGTTGTTTCAAGACTTGGCGGTTGTGCCCTTACTAATTTTGATCCCTGCCTTGGCAGACACAGAGTCCAGCTTATTGATGTTGATGGGTGTGGGGTTGTTGAAAGCGGCGTTGGTTTTGGCGTTGCTGTTGGGCTTGGGGCAAAAGCCCATGCACGCATGGTTGACTTTGGTGGCGAAGCGGCGCTCTCAAGAGCTGTTCATGCTCAATTTGTTTTTGATGACCTTGAGTTTCTCTTGGCTGACTGAAATGGCGGGCTTGTCTTTGGCTTTGGGGGCATTTGTGGCGGGCATGCTGATCTCTGAAACCGAGTTTAAGATGCAAGTTGAAGAAGACATTCAGCCGTTTAAGGACATTTTGCTGGGGTTTTTCTTCATCACGATGGGGATGCAGTTGAATTTGCCTCAAATTTACACCCAGTTACCGTGGGTGCTCATCACCTTGGTGGTGGTGTTGGCGGCAAAATTTGCGGTGATTGCTGGGCTGACCAAATTTTTTGGCAACTCTCCGGGCAATTCGGTGAGAACGGCTTTGGCACTTGCGCCTGCGGGGGAGTTTGGTTTGGTGTTGTTGACCTTGGCGTTGCAAAACCAATTGGTGCATCCTGTGGTCGGACAATGGGTGTTGGCAGCCATGCTGATTTCGATGTTTTTGACGCCATTTATTTTGCAGTATGCCGATAAAATTGTTTTTCGTTTCACCCGCAGTGAATGGATGTTGCAATCTTTACAATTGACCAACATCGTCAGTAACAGCATTGAGGCGGAGCAACATGTCATCATTGCTGGTTTTGGACGCAGTGGCACGGATTTGGGGCGTTTGTTGCGAGAGCAAAACATGCCTTACATTGGCATCGACAATGACCCCGAACGCGTGCAAAAAGGCGTGCTGCAAGGGCATGATGTGGTCTATGGCGACATCACACGCAAAGATTCTTTGCTCGCAGCAGGAGTCGCTCGTGCGCGGGCTTTGGTCATCACATACATTGAGCCAAAAATTGCATTGCACGTGTTGCATCATGTCAAGTCGATCAATCCTGATTTACCCGTCATTGTGCGCACCTTGGATGATGTGTTTTTGGAGCAGTTGCAGCAAGCGGGAGCGGTGGCCGTGGTACCTGAAATTTTGGAGGGCAGTTTGGTTTTGGCCAGTCAAACCTTACTCACCGCTGGTGTTGCACCGCAGGAGGTGTTGACGTTCATCGCCAATCAACGCCGCGGACGCTACGATTTATTGCGCCAACATTTTGATGAATCGGCCGATCCATTTGGTTTGTCAACGGGTACACCTGATGCCATTGGTCAGCCCGCAGCGGCACGAAAAGTTAAAAAAGCCGAGCAAATGCAAGAGTTGATGGTGACACTGAAGGATGAAAGCTTGTGGCTGGAGCAGCCGTTGAGCACCTTGCCTTTGGTCGCATGGCGCGTTCAGGTGACCCATATTGTCCGCTCGGGTGAGACACTTGATTTACATGCAGACCCCAGTTTGCTTGAGCACGATGTGATTATTTTTGCAGGCAGTACGTATGATGTTCAGCATGCCGCACAGGCTTTGAATGGTGAGGTTTAA
- a CDS encoding O-linked N-acetylglucosamine transferase, SPINDLY family protein: protein MTLIDPQLSAQELFTAALDLQKEQKHIEAVSYFNAVLEKAPEHFAQINAQRFVSVWGGFKQAQDRSAWDQYDALQRLVIMGVTQGQWFVGEATLAAPLLTNFSLLAFTQKHAEFVLNTMNTQSKPDFKHQRPALNKKIKLGFVGADFFSQATAYLLTAAIAHIDRQYFEVYAYDHGEHVEDGDEYRERAEAAYDVIVPIGDMGDVEVAQRIYDDGIDVLFNIKNPASARLGVFALRPAPIQIHYLYFPGTSGMPFFDYIIGDHVITPPDLDSGYAEKVLRMEGCYQPNDDQRQLPMESSRDYWDLPEDAVVLANMSQNYKITPQMFEVWCRLLQSDHRRILWLLSGGEEVERHLRREAERRGIDPTRLFFSPPMGIRAHHTRLRCADVVVDTFPYGGHTLTSDALWAGTPVVTLAGTTFASRVAASLLTSVGLASLVAWHEDEYFAKVDQLARDAAQRHMMRKHLDDNRYVFDLFSPSSYARRFEKLMTETVNNHWQASRAPSF from the coding sequence ATGACCCTTATAGACCCCCAACTGTCTGCACAAGAGCTGTTCACCGCCGCACTTGATTTACAAAAAGAGCAGAAACACATCGAAGCGGTGAGCTACTTTAATGCGGTTTTGGAAAAAGCCCCTGAGCATTTTGCTCAAATTAATGCGCAGCGCTTTGTGTCTGTGTGGGGTGGTTTTAAGCAAGCACAAGATCGCAGTGCATGGGATCAATACGATGCGCTGCAACGCTTGGTGATCATGGGTGTGACACAAGGTCAATGGTTTGTCGGTGAAGCGACTTTAGCCGCCCCCTTGTTGACCAATTTTTCTTTGCTGGCATTCACACAAAAGCATGCTGAGTTTGTGCTGAACACGATGAACACGCAATCGAAGCCTGATTTTAAACATCAGCGACCCGCTCTCAACAAAAAAATTAAATTGGGTTTTGTGGGCGCGGATTTTTTTTCACAAGCGACAGCATATTTGTTGACGGCTGCGATTGCCCACATCGATCGCCAGTATTTTGAAGTGTATGCCTATGATCATGGTGAGCATGTTGAAGACGGTGATGAATACCGTGAACGTGCCGAGGCTGCTTATGATGTGATCGTACCGATCGGCGATATGGGTGATGTGGAGGTGGCACAACGCATTTATGACGATGGCATTGATGTGCTGTTCAACATCAAAAATCCCGCCAGCGCACGTTTGGGTGTGTTTGCTTTGCGGCCTGCACCCATTCAAATCCATTACCTGTATTTTCCTGGCACATCGGGCATGCCTTTTTTTGATTACATCATTGGCGATCATGTGATCACCCCCCCTGATCTGGACAGTGGTTATGCCGAAAAGGTGTTGCGCATGGAGGGGTGTTATCAGCCCAACGATGATCAACGCCAGCTGCCGATGGAGAGCAGCCGTGATTATTGGGATTTGCCTGAGGATGCGGTGGTGTTGGCGAACATGAGTCAAAATTATAAAATCACGCCGCAGATGTTTGAAGTGTGGTGTCGTTTGTTGCAGAGCGATCACAGGCGCATCTTGTGGTTGCTGTCGGGTGGTGAGGAGGTGGAGCGCCATTTGCGACGAGAGGCCGAGCGACGTGGCATTGATCCCACGCGTTTATTTTTCTCTCCGCCGATGGGCATTCGTGCACACCATACGCGCCTGCGTTGTGCGGATGTGGTGGTTGATACCTTTCCATATGGTGGTCATACGTTGACCAGCGATGCGTTGTGGGCGGGTACGCCCGTAGTGACTTTGGCAGGAACAACTTTTGCATCACGTGTTGCCGCCAGTTTATTGACCAGTGTTGGCTTGGCGAGCTTGGTGGCGTGGCATGAAGATGAGTATTTCGCTAAAGTCGATCAGTTGGCACGTGATGCTGCGCAACGGCATATGATGCGTAAACACCTGGATGACAATCGATATGTATTTGATTTGTTCAGTCCCAGTTCGTATGCCCGCCGTTTTGAAAAACTGATGACAGAAACGGTGAACAATCATTGGCAGGCATCCCGTGCACCGTCGTTTTGA
- a CDS encoding DUF3667 domain-containing protein — MFNRIRKSLRQTSKGQATCAHLTGHPYCPLCVKKLSFKRIDASILDETQIEHWLTKVFRQTLLGLFTAPGQRIRTFISSDREALSRPLPYLVVMAALATWTSNLIHEREQCGTTTLACQWAVDYPLQMQVIQAMFFALVLRFMFFRHSGYNIWEFATLFVFLLAQTFVISSIFSVFQYASGFESLWLNMLAINVYLVLAVVQFLGDKSFKGIFKVVLAVLLSFVLFLAGALALAFTAEWATPYVAPLLQAYKN, encoded by the coding sequence ATGTTCAATCGAATCAGGAAAAGCTTACGACAAACCAGCAAAGGGCAGGCCACTTGCGCGCATTTGACTGGTCACCCATATTGCCCTTTATGTGTCAAGAAGCTGTCGTTCAAACGAATAGATGCCTCCATTCTGGATGAAACCCAAATAGAACATTGGCTGACCAAAGTATTTCGCCAGACCTTATTGGGCTTGTTCACCGCGCCGGGACAACGCATTCGTACATTTATTTCATCAGATCGCGAGGCTCTGTCTCGACCGCTGCCTTATTTGGTCGTGATGGCAGCATTGGCCACATGGACGTCCAATTTGATCCACGAACGTGAGCAATGTGGCACCACCACCTTAGCGTGTCAATGGGCGGTGGATTATCCATTGCAGATGCAAGTGATTCAAGCCATGTTTTTTGCGCTGGTGTTGCGCTTCATGTTTTTCCGTCACAGTGGCTATAATATTTGGGAATTCGCCACACTTTTTGTTTTTTTATTGGCACAAACCTTTGTGATTTCATCCATTTTTTCTGTGTTTCAATATGCCTCTGGCTTTGAATCATTGTGGCTGAACATGCTGGCGATCAATGTGTACTTGGTCTTGGCTGTGGTGCAGTTTCTTGGGGACAAGAGCTTTAAGGGCATTTTCAAAGTGGTGTTGGCGGTACTTCTATCATTTGTTTTGTTTTTGGCGGGTGCATTGGCATTGGCGTTTACTGCCGAATGGGCCACACCATACGTGGCACCATTGCTCCAAGCCTATAAAAATTAA
- a CDS encoding S1C family serine protease, with protein sequence MLKRFWLGLAQVVTVLVLAAFVVLTLKPQWLPESVTRWMSGEKAAAPVLKSGESLAPREAPRNVAGLSYHDAVATALPSVVKIFTSRASTKNPYNDPTLNQLYNQGQPPQSSDSSLGSGVIIDPQGFIVTNHHVIAGADQIEVALSDGRRAAATVVGSDADSDVAVLKINLDKLPSIVLGHDDQLQVGDVVLAIGNPFGVGQSVTMGIVSALHRNQLGINTFENFIQTDAAINPGNSGGALVDSNGNLIGINTAIVTGNTSGEGANAGIGFAIPVSIMKQIADELIATGTVTRGYIGVSSQNVTPEMAKTFNLPSQDGVIIASVRPEGPAGQAGISVGDILTQVNDSTIKDTANMLAEIARLKPGSQARVKILRNGQNMDLTVIIAKRPISKT encoded by the coding sequence ATGTTAAAACGTTTCTGGTTAGGGTTGGCTCAAGTTGTCACGGTCTTGGTGCTCGCGGCTTTTGTTGTATTGACACTGAAACCGCAATGGCTGCCCGAGTCTGTGACGCGCTGGATGAGCGGCGAAAAAGCCGCGGCACCTGTGCTCAAAAGTGGCGAATCGCTTGCGCCGCGTGAAGCACCACGCAATGTTGCGGGCTTATCGTACCACGATGCCGTGGCCACCGCATTGCCTTCTGTCGTGAAAATTTTCACTTCGCGCGCCTCCACCAAAAACCCTTACAATGACCCCACGTTGAACCAACTGTACAACCAAGGTCAGCCCCCACAAAGTTCGGACAGCAGCCTAGGTTCAGGCGTCATCATTGACCCACAAGGCTTTATTGTCACCAACCATCACGTGATTGCAGGTGCCGACCAAATTGAAGTGGCCTTGAGCGATGGTCGACGTGCAGCCGCCACCGTCGTCGGCTCAGATGCCGATTCAGATGTCGCCGTGCTCAAGATCAACCTTGATAAATTACCCAGCATTGTGTTGGGCCATGATGACCAATTGCAAGTGGGCGATGTTGTCCTCGCCATCGGCAACCCGTTTGGTGTGGGACAAAGCGTGACCATGGGCATCGTGTCTGCACTGCATCGCAATCAATTGGGCATCAACACCTTTGAAAATTTCATCCAAACCGATGCCGCCATCAACCCAGGTAACTCAGGCGGCGCGTTGGTGGACTCGAATGGCAATTTGATCGGCATCAACACCGCGATTGTCACAGGCAACACCAGCGGCGAAGGTGCGAATGCAGGGATCGGCTTTGCCATTCCCGTCTCAATCATGAAGCAAATCGCCGATGAGCTCATTGCCACAGGCACGGTCACGCGAGGCTACATCGGTGTTTCATCACAAAACGTCACCCCAGAGATGGCCAAAACGTTTAATCTGCCCAGCCAAGACGGGGTCATCATTGCCAGCGTGCGCCCAGAAGGCCCAGCCGGACAAGCGGGCATTTCAGTCGGTGATATTTTGACGCAGGTGAACGACAGCACCATCAAAGACACTGCCAACATGCTGGCTGAAATCGCTCGCCTTAAGCCGGGCTCTCAAGCCCGAGTTAAAATTTTGCGTAATGGGCAAAACATGGACTTGACCGTCATCATTGCCAAACGCCCCATCAGTAAAACATAA
- a CDS encoding 2OG-Fe(II) oxygenase translates to MSLKLLPKEWQIWLHDNVAKGCSDNSILTLMLKNGFKLPIATKALEDVRLGEVVVASRTEQARPSVAIERNSIVCEDGHEVRVLTHMKAPYTVYFEHVLTDAECDEMVALSDSQLKDSTVVDMALGTSVAHAHRTSTGCSFKRAEWPLVDRIEQRLASLVNWPVAQGEGLQILRYEQGGEYRAHHDYFDPAYSGSQKHVEQAGQRVGTVIMYLSDVDEGGGTSMPNIGFEVRPRKGSALFFCNVDEYGAIDPMTLHAGVPVVKGVKYIATKWLREREF, encoded by the coding sequence ATGTCTTTAAAATTACTCCCCAAGGAATGGCAGATTTGGCTGCATGACAACGTGGCCAAGGGTTGCAGTGACAATTCAATCCTGACCTTGATGCTTAAAAATGGATTTAAACTGCCTATTGCGACCAAAGCACTTGAAGACGTGCGTTTGGGTGAAGTGGTGGTGGCTTCACGAACGGAACAAGCACGCCCGAGTGTGGCGATTGAGCGCAACAGCATTGTTTGTGAGGATGGGCATGAGGTGCGTGTATTGACCCACATGAAAGCACCTTATACGGTGTATTTTGAACATGTGTTGACCGATGCTGAGTGTGATGAAATGGTTGCTTTGTCTGACTCTCAATTAAAAGATTCAACGGTGGTGGACATGGCTCTGGGCACATCTGTTGCCCATGCCCATCGCACCAGTACGGGGTGCTCGTTTAAGCGGGCCGAATGGCCATTGGTTGATCGCATTGAGCAGCGTTTGGCTTCTTTGGTCAACTGGCCTGTTGCGCAAGGCGAGGGTTTACAAATTTTGCGTTATGAACAGGGTGGCGAATACCGTGCACACCATGATTACTTCGACCCTGCTTACTCTGGCAGTCAAAAACATGTGGAGCAAGCAGGGCAGCGGGTGGGCACCGTGATCATGTACTTGTCCGATGTGGACGAGGGGGGCGGTACGAGCATGCCAAACATTGGTTTTGAAGTGCGTCCACGTAAAGGCTCTGCATTGTTTTTTTGTAATGTTGATGAGTACGGTGCGATTGATCCGATGACTTTGCATGCGGGTGTGCCTGTGGTCAAAGGCGTTAAATACATTGCGACGAAGTGGCTGCGCGAGAGGGAGTTTTGA
- a CDS encoding Nif3-like dinuclear metal center hexameric protein — protein sequence MECTTLLSEIDAILNTASFKDYCPNGLQIQGRPSITKIAAAVTASRTVIEQAAAWGADALLVHHGYFWKGEEAPIVGMKHGRIAALIKHDINLIAYHLPLDAHPTLGNNAQLALKLGFHVVGQVTTEPLVWHGTSDCLTLGELAVRIEQRLGRAPQVIGDARAAVGKVAWCTGAAQGYITTAAACGAQTFISGEVSERTFHEAQELGVNYLACGHHATERYGVQALGEHLAERFALGYRFFDDHNPV from the coding sequence ATGGAATGCACCACTTTATTGAGCGAGATTGATGCCATTTTGAATACAGCATCATTTAAAGATTATTGTCCGAATGGTCTACAAATCCAAGGACGCCCAAGTATAACCAAAATTGCTGCTGCTGTCACAGCAAGCCGCACAGTTATTGAGCAAGCAGCGGCTTGGGGGGCGGATGCGTTGTTGGTGCACCACGGTTATTTTTGGAAAGGGGAAGAGGCCCCGATTGTGGGCATGAAGCATGGTCGGATTGCCGCTTTGATCAAACACGACATCAATTTAATCGCTTACCATTTGCCACTCGATGCGCACCCCACTTTAGGCAATAATGCGCAGCTGGCGTTGAAATTGGGGTTTCATGTCGTTGGGCAAGTGACCACAGAGCCACTCGTGTGGCACGGCACATCGGATTGCTTGACTTTGGGTGAGTTGGCGGTGCGGATTGAACAGCGTTTGGGGCGTGCGCCGCAGGTGATTGGGGATGCCCGTGCAGCGGTGGGTAAAGTGGCGTGGTGCACAGGCGCGGCGCAAGGGTACATCACAACGGCGGCAGCCTGCGGTGCTCAGACCTTTATATCTGGAGAGGTGTCGGAGCGCACTTTTCATGAGGCGCAGGAACTTGGGGTCAACTATTTGGCGTGTGGACACCATGCCACTGAACGCTACGGTGTGCAGGCTTTGGGCGAACATTTGGCTGAGCGTTTTGCATTAGGGTATCGTTTTTTTGATGACCATAATCCAGTTTAA
- a CDS encoding ABCB family ABC transporter ATP-binding protein/permease has protein sequence MSRSQHNPQSFDDSKDLRVNERSDWHTIKSLWPYIWRSKYRVMFAFVALTLAKLSNLGIPVILKKIIDGMTPNPTVQTALIVPIALLIAYGALRISMTMFNELREIVFFRVSENAARTVSLQVFNTLHNLSLKFHLSRQTGGLTRDIERGTRGVRTLIGFSFMTIVPTLIEMFMVLGFLWAKYDVVFVGITAAALICYIAYTVGITEWRTQYRKRMNEMDSKANQKAVDSLLNFETVKYFNNEQFEAMRYDQGLKQFRNAAIQSQNSLSLLNFGQQMIISIALIVILWYTTQGVVAGHLTLGDLVLVNTLMLQLYVPLNFLGVMYRELKQSLVDVDKMFTLLHSSPDVTDAVDAVDLHMAQGKIEFKHVNFSYNQNRQILHDVSFTVAPNTTTAIVGKSGAGKSTLSRLLFRFYDINSGEVLIDGQNIAHITQSSLRRAIGIVPQDTVLFNDSLGYNIQYGRPDASMDEVRAAATAAHLDDFLSRLPEGLETAVGERGLKISGGEKQRVAIARTLLKGTPILIFDEATSALDSHAEKAIQSAFDEAAQNHTTLIVAHRLSTIIHADQILVMDAGRIVERGTHGELLAQNGTYAAMWAAQQDE, from the coding sequence ATGTCTCGATCTCAACACAACCCTCAATCATTCGACGATTCAAAAGACCTGCGCGTCAATGAACGCTCCGATTGGCACACCATTAAAAGCCTTTGGCCGTACATTTGGCGCAGCAAATACCGCGTCATGTTCGCATTCGTCGCCCTCACTTTAGCGAAACTGTCCAACCTCGGCATTCCCGTTATTTTAAAAAAAATCATCGATGGCATGACCCCCAACCCGACGGTGCAAACCGCGCTGATCGTGCCCATCGCCTTGTTGATCGCTTATGGCGCGTTGCGCATTTCGATGACGATGTTCAATGAATTGCGCGAAATTGTATTTTTCCGTGTATCCGAAAATGCCGCGCGCACGGTGTCATTACAAGTGTTCAACACCCTGCACAATTTGTCACTCAAGTTTCACCTCAGCCGCCAAACAGGCGGTTTGACGCGCGACATTGAGCGCGGCACCCGCGGTGTGCGCACCTTGATTGGTTTTTCTTTCATGACCATTGTGCCCACATTGATCGAGATGTTCATGGTGCTTGGATTTTTGTGGGCAAAATACGATGTGGTGTTTGTCGGCATCACCGCCGCCGCGCTGATCTGTTACATCGCGTACACTGTGGGCATCACCGAATGGCGCACACAGTATCGCAAACGCATGAATGAAATGGACTCGAAAGCCAACCAAAAAGCGGTCGACTCACTGTTGAATTTTGAAACCGTCAAATACTTCAACAACGAGCAATTCGAAGCGATGCGCTACGATCAAGGCCTCAAACAATTTCGCAACGCCGCGATTCAATCGCAAAATTCGCTGTCATTGCTCAACTTTGGTCAACAAATGATCATCTCCATCGCGCTGATCGTCATCCTTTGGTACACCACCCAAGGCGTGGTGGCGGGACATTTGACACTGGGTGATTTGGTCCTGGTCAACACATTGATGTTGCAATTGTATGTGCCACTGAATTTCCTCGGCGTGATGTACCGCGAGCTCAAACAATCGTTGGTGGACGTGGACAAAATGTTCACCTTGTTGCACAGTTCGCCCGATGTGACCGACGCCGTTGATGCGGTTGATTTACACATGGCACAAGGCAAAATTGAGTTCAAACACGTGAATTTCAGTTACAACCAGAACCGTCAAATTTTGCATGACGTCAGTTTCACCGTCGCCCCGAACACCACCACCGCGATTGTCGGCAAAAGCGGTGCGGGCAAATCAACACTCTCGCGCCTGCTGTTCCGTTTTTACGACATCAATTCAGGTGAGGTTTTAATTGACGGACAAAACATCGCACACATCACGCAAAGCAGCTTGCGCCGCGCGATCGGCATCGTGCCGCAAGACACCGTGCTGTTCAACGATAGTTTGGGTTACAACATCCAATACGGTCGCCCCGATGCAAGCATGGATGAAGTGCGTGCCGCAGCCACAGCTGCGCATTTGGATGACTTTTTGAGCCGCCTTCCTGAGGGCTTGGAAACAGCGGTCGGAGAACGTGGTTTAAAAATTTCGGGGGGTGAAAAGCAGCGCGTCGCGATTGCCCGCACTTTGCTCAAAGGCACGCCGATTCTGATTTTTGATGAGGCCACCTCGGCACTTGACTCGCATGCTGAAAAAGCGATTCAATCGGCCTTCGACGAAGCGGCGCAAAACCACACCACTTTGATTGTCGCACACCGCTTATCCACCATCATCCACGCCGATCAAATTTTGGTCATGGATGCGGGGCGCATTGTCGAACGCGGCACACATGGTGAATTATTGGCGCAAAATGGCACTTACGCGGCCATGTGGGCGGCGCAACAAGATGAGTGA
- a CDS encoding YiiX/YebB-like N1pC/P60 family cysteine hydrolase produces MNSVLESLGTRLARYLSMPRPMRSLAPSPSAQILRDTLQTGDVLLVEGHTRFSSAIKYLTQSTWSHSALFVGDYLPHNETNASHCLIESDTTQGVRSIGVEAFKDLNVRICRPIGLTEAERKQVAEYAISRIGDQYDLSHVFDLVRYLLPTPPVTQRFRRRMLALGSGDPTRAICSSLVAQAFESIRYPILPIIEENSVESGACHGCVEEVLHVRHYSLYTPRDFDVSPYFEVIKPALPQNFDFHRLHWAEGDEEGGDGVEAVRRVVI; encoded by the coding sequence ATGAACAGTGTATTGGAATCTTTGGGGACACGGTTAGCGCGCTATCTCAGCATGCCCCGACCCATGCGCAGCCTTGCACCATCGCCATCGGCTCAAATTTTGCGAGACACTTTACAAACTGGTGATGTGCTGCTGGTTGAAGGTCACACGCGCTTCAGCTCCGCAATTAAATATTTAACCCAGTCGACGTGGTCGCACTCGGCCTTGTTTGTTGGTGATTATTTGCCGCACAACGAAACCAATGCCAGCCATTGTTTGATTGAAAGCGACACCACGCAAGGGGTGCGCAGTATTGGGGTGGAGGCATTCAAAGACCTCAATGTGCGCATTTGTCGCCCGATTGGATTGACTGAAGCCGAGCGCAAGCAGGTGGCAGAATATGCGATTTCACGCATTGGTGATCAATATGATTTGAGCCATGTGTTTGACTTGGTGCGTTATTTGTTACCCACGCCGCCTGTGACCCAACGCTTTCGTCGCAGAATGCTGGCTTTGGGCAGCGGTGATCCGACGCGGGCGATTTGTTCGAGTCTAGTGGCGCAGGCATTTGAGTCGATTCGCTACCCCATTTTACCCATCATTGAGGAAAACTCGGTGGAGTCTGGGGCGTGTCATGGTTGCGTAGAGGAAGTGCTGCATGTGCGTCATTACAGTTTATACACGCCTCGGGATTTTGATGTGTCGCCTTATTTTGAAGTGATCAAGCCTGCGTTACCCCAAAATTTTGATTTTCATCGTTTGCATTGGGCTGAAGGTGATGAGGAGGGGGGCGATGGTGTTGAGGCCGTGAGGCGTGTGGTCATTTGA